The nucleotide sequence CCGAAGGCCGGAATCGATCCGTGGGATATTCGTGCCGCGTGCGAAACGCTGGCGACCACGAACAAGGTGGTGATCGCGGGCGAGACGCGCGGCCCATCGACGGTCACCAACGATCACATCGAAGCTGTCGTGCGCGCTGCGATCAAGGACATCGGCTACGAGCAGGACGGTTTCCACTGGAAGAACGCCGACATTGAAATCCTGTTGCATCCGCAGTCTGCCGACATCGCGCAGGGCGTCGATGCGAAGCAGCCGACCAATGCGGAAGAGGGGGCTGGCGATCAGGGCATCATGTTCGGTTACGCCACCAACGAGACGCCGGAACTGATGCCGGCGCCGATCCACTACGCGCACAAGATCCTGCGCCTGATCTCGGAAGCCCGTCACTCTGGCGTCGAGAAGGTGCTCGGCCCGGACTCCAAGAGCCAGGTCACCGTGCAGTACGAAAACGGCAAGCCGGTTGGCGTGCGCGAGATCGTCGTGTCGCATCAGCATCTCGTCGAGGACATGACCTCGAACCAGGTGCGCGAGCGCGTCGAGCCGTACGTGCGCAAGGCGCTGCCGGAAGGCTGGATCAACGGCAAGACCATCTGGCACATCAACCCGACCGGCAAGTTCTACATCGGCGGTCCCGATGGTGACGCGGGCCTCACGGGCCGCAAGATCATCGTCGACACCTACGGCGGTGCGGCTCCGCACGGCGGCGGCGCGTTCTCCGGCAAGGACTCCACCAAGGTCGACCGCTCGGCGGCTTATGCCGCGCGTTACGTCGCCAAGAACGTCGTCGCGGCTGGTCTTGCGGATCGCTGCACGTTGCAGCTCGCTTACGCCATCGGTGTGGCGCGTCCGCTGTCGATCTACATCGACACCCACGGCACCGGCAAAGTCTCGGACGACAAGATCGAGAAGGCTGTCGCCGAGTCGATGGACCTCACGCCACGCGGCATCCGCAAGCACCTCGACCTCAACAAGCCGATCTACGCGCGCACCGCCGCTTACGGCCACTTCGGCCGCACCCCGGATGCCGACGGCGGCTTCTCGTGGGAAAAGACCGATCTCGCCGACGCACTCAAGCGCGCGGTGTAATCTGAAGTAGTTCAGCGCGAAGGCCGGATTATCCCTCCCCCTTGTGGGGAGGGTCGGCCGAGCGAAGCGGAGGCCGGGGTGGGGGTCTGTCGCAGACGAAAGCACCCCCACCCGACGCATCGTTCGCTGCGCTCTCGATGCGCCACCCTCCCCACAAAGGGGGAGGGAGAAGAAAGCAGACCCGAATTTGCGTGCAGCCCCGCGCAACCACGCCACTCATGCATCAGGATTACACAATATGACCACCGCCACCGCGAAAGCCCCCGCAGGCTTCAACGACTACATCGTCGCAGACATCGGCCTTGCCGAGTTCGGCCGCAAGGAACTCTCGCTGGCCGAGACCGAAATGCCCGGCCTGATGGCGACCCGCGAAGAGTACGGCCCGAAGCAGCCGCTGAAGGGCGCGCGCATCGCGGGCTCCCTGCACATGACCATTCAGACCGGCGTGCTGATTGAAACGCTGAAGGCGCTCGGCGCTGACATCCGCTGGGTCTCCTGCAACATCTATTCGACGCAGGATCACGCCGCTGCCGCCATCGCGGCCGCAGGCATTCCGGTGTTCGCGATCAAGGGCGAGACGCTGAAGGATTACTGGGACTACACCGCCAAGCTGTTCGACTGGCACGGCGGCGGTCATCCGAACATGATCCTCGATGACGGCGGCGACGCCACCATGTACGTCCACCTCGGCCTGCGCGCCGAGAACGGCGACGTAGCATTTTTGGACAAGCCGGGCTCCGAGGAAGAGGAAGTATTCTTCGCGCTGCTCAAGAAGCAGCTCAAGGACAAGCCGAAGGGCTACTTCAAGGCGATCGCCGACAGCATCAAGGGCGTTTCGGAAGAAACCACCACGGGCGTGCATCGTCTGTACGACATGCAGAAGGCCGGCACGCTGCTGTGGCCTGCCATCAACGTCAATGACTCGGTCACCAAGTCGAAGTTCGACAACCTCTATGGCTGCCGTGAATCGCTGGTCGACGGCATCCGCCGCGGCACCGACGTCATGATGTCGGGCAAGGTCGCGATGGTCGCGGGCTTCGGCGACGTCGGCAAGGGCTCGGCGGCTTCGCTGCGTCAGGCCGGCTGCCGCGTGATGGTCTCCGAAGTCGATCCGATCTGCGCGCTGCAGGCGGCGATGGAAGGCTATCAGGTCGTGACCATGGAAGACGCGGCACCTCAGGCCGACATCTTCGTTACCGCGACCGGCAACAAGGACATCATCACCATCGAGCACATGCGCGCGATGAAGGATCGCGCCATCGTCTGCAACATCGGCCACTTCGACAACGAGATCCAGATCGCCTCGCTGAAGAACCTGAAGTGGACCAACATCAAGCCGCAGGTTGATGAAATCGCGTTTCCGGACGGTCACCGCATCATCATGCTGTCGGAAGGCCGCCTCGTGAACCTCGGCAACGCGATGGGTCATCCGTCCTTCGTGATGTCGGCGTCGTTCACCAACCAGACGCTGGCGCAGATCGAACTGTGGGCCAACAACAAGGACGGCAAGTACAAGAAGGAAGTCTACGTGCTGCCGAAGTCGCTCGACGAGAAGGTTGCGCGCCTCCACCTTGCCAAGATCGGCGTCAAGCTCACCGAACTGCGCAAGGATCAGGCCGACTACATAGGTGTGAAGCAGGAAGGCCCGTACAAGAGCGATCATTATCGCTATTGAGCCTCGCTTGTCATTCCGGGATGCGCCTTTTGGCGCAGGCCCGGAATCCATGCTTTCTGCCTTCTGGATTCCGGGTTCGCTCGCGATGCTCGCGCCCCGGAATGACGGATCGAAAAAAGCCCCGGAGCAATCCGGGGCTTTTGTTTTGCTTACCGAAGGTGAGGAAGATCGACACACGAATAGCTATCGGCTGTCGCCGCCTTTTCCACCGGGCAACAGCCGCCGCATCGCGCGAAGCGGTCTCGTTATGCGCCACGAGGTACTCTGCCGCAGTTGCAGGTTCGCCTTTTCGCGGCGGTCCATCTCGGGAAGGATTTCGTTCATGAGCATCCAGGACAGCCGTGACACGACTTTGTCCAGAGTGGCGCGGAACGTCGCGCTCCATTGCGGGCCGCCTGCCTCCATGACGGTGCTGTAGGCTTCCTGCCCGGTCTTGCCGGGCAATGGCGCACAGCGAAGCAGCGAAGGCCACCATCCACAGCGCTCTGCGAACGCCGATCCGTAGCTATGGGCGCGAAAGCGCGACGCGTCCGATTTGCGCCAGTTGGCGATGAAATGAAGCGATGTTGCCACGGGGAGGTGACTCACCCGGCCGCCATCCGCATCGATGATCCGCCGCCAGAGAACCCAGTCCGCTGCATCGGGGACGTTTTCAGGCCAATAGCCGACGCGCTCCAGGATGTCGCGACGATGGACGATGGCGTTCGCGGGGATGGTGTTGCCGACCTCGCGAAACTCCGCCTGAGCATCCGGAAACGTAATGTCGGTATAGAGCGGGACCGCCGCGCCTTCGTCGGAAACCCAAACGGGGCGGCTGTAAGCCAGTGCGGTGCCGGAACGATCGAGCAATTCGCCGAGCAGTTCGAGATGATCCGGGAATAGAAGGTCGTCGTGCGCTGCAAATGCAATGTAGCGGCCGCGGGCTTCGCGCAACGCGACGTTGCGGTTCGCGTAGCCGAAGAACGGCGCCTTCGGCAGATCGAAAAAACGAATTCTGGGGTCGTCAAATCCGCCGACGACCTTGGCGGTGTCGTCGGTGCATCCGTCGGCAACGATGAACAATTCGAAATCGCGGTTGGTCTGGGCGAGCACGGACCGGATCGCGAACGCAATGATGTCTGCACGATTATGCGTCGGCATCAAAACAGTGAACTGAGGGGCGGCGCGCGATCCGTCGCCTACCACCCGGTCGCTCCCGGTCCGAAGGAATACGGAATCAGATCGGTGTCGATGGGGAGCCGGTACTTGTCGGGGTTGGCATAGTCGTAAGGCTCGGTCGGAAAATTCACGACGGTCGCATCGCGGCTTCCGATGTTGTGGTCGGCGTGCCACACGTCGACCGGAACATTGACCAGCACGCGGTGATGCTCCGACAGAACGATCTTGCACACTTGGCCGAAGGTCGGACTTGCAGGGCGGCTATCATACAGGACCAGTTCGATTTCCCCGGTCAGCAGCGTGTAGCGGTCTTGATGACGGCGATGAAGATTCCAGCCTTTGACGACGCCGGGCCGGATCGTGAATGTGTAAGAGGAACGGATCGGGTCCGGATAGCCCCATCGCTCGTCCATTAGTTCTGTGACCGTTCCGCGCGCGTCGCTGTGGGTTGTCAGCGGGCGGATGACGACGCCGTGGGTCAAGGGTCGCAGCAAGTCGCCCGAGTTCGATACTGTGGGACGGTCCTGCGCGGCAGCCTCGAGCAGTTGATTGAAATGATGTGTCTGATCCATTTTTCCAGCCATATGCAATAATTCGTCCCTTCTACTCGATATGTAAGAAGGCACAATCGGTTTGGCGTATTCGATCGAACCCGCGAAAAGCCCCGGAGGAATCCCGGGCTTTTTGCGTTGAGAGTGCGTATCGCCACGCGCGCGAATCCCGCTAGGATGCGGCAGAGTTCCGTCTCCATCGCTCACCCGCGCGAGGTTGTTCGTGACCGCTGATTCAAATTCCTATCCGACGACGGTTTCGCTGCTCGGCGTGCCCATCGAAGTCGGCGCGTCGCAGAAAGGCGCGCTGATGGGCCCTGCGGCGCTGCGCACGGCAGGCATCGCACCGCTGCTGGAAAGCCTCGGGTTCGCGGTCGAGGATCACGGCGACCTCTCGCCGCGCGATCTGACCTTCAGCGATGAAGCGCCGCCAAACACGAAGCACTACCGCGAAATCAAGGCGTGGATCGGCGAGACCAGCCAACGCGCCTACGCCATGGCGAAGTCCGGCGCGATCCCGGTTTTCCTCGGCGGCGATCACTCGCTGTCGATGGGCTCGGTGAACGGTGTCGCGCGGCACTGGCACGCGCAGGGGCGCGAGCTGTTCGTGCTCTGGCTCGATGCCCACGCCGATTACAACACGCCCGCGACGACGATCACCGGCAACATGCACGGCATGTCCGGTGCGTTCCTGTGCGGCGAGCCGGGGCTGGACGATCTCTTGCCGCGCGATGAACGATCCTCGATCGTGCCGCGCCAGCTCGGCCTGTTCGGTCTGCGCTCGGTGGACAAGCTGGAAAAGGAATTGCTCGGCAAGCGCGATGTCTGGATCGCCGACATGCGCAGGATCGATGAGTTCGGCGTCAGCGTGCTGATGCGCGAATTCATCGAGCGGGTGAGGGCGCGAAACGGCGTCCTGCATGTCAGTCTCGATGTGGATTTTCTCGATCCGGTGTCGGCTCCCGGCGTCGGCACCACGGTGTCGGGAGGAGCGACCTATCGCGAAGCGCATCTTGTGATGGAGATGCTTCAGGATTCAGGTTTGGTGCGCTCGCTCGATCTGGTCGAGCTCAATCCGTTTCTGGACAACCGCGGCCTCACCGCGCGCACCGTGGTCGAACTCGTCGGCAGTCTGTTCGGTCAGCAGATCCATGACCGGCCGACGCCGAGCAACGCAGTGGTGTAGGCTGTAGAAAAGAGCTCGCTAACGGGTCCTAGTCCAAATTGGAGATGAAGCAGACAGTCTTGGCAAACAAACCGGGACTTCCCAGTTGAAGCAGTAGAGGCCGCTCGAGCAGGAAGATAGGTGCCGGTATTCTGCACAGCTGACGAATTTCAAACTGCCCCTCGTTGACCGAGGGTCTTACTTTCCATCAATATATAGAGCGGCGGGATAGGGGACTACGCAGTGCCTACATTGGTCGAACAGCTACAGCGCGATGCGATGGACCCAAACTTTCGTATCAGTGATCTGCTTCGGAGAGTTAAGTTCACTGCAGTGCAACTTGGTCTTGGGACTGTCGAAGATTGGGTGGAGCAAGAACTAAACGGCTATGAAGGCATGCCTCCCGCTTATCGGACAGTGTATGGTCGGCCGATGGCGCACCACCCATATCGCGGGTGGGAGGATATCGGGCAGGCTCCCGAGTGGATGCAGAGACGGCCTAACGGTCAGGCGATCGCGGTAATTGAGGGGTTCATTGCTCAGGCTGCTGCGACCAACAGCACGCAATTCCACATGCCTTATCCTGACGAACTAACCGAGAAACTTTACAAGTCGAATAATACCGCAGGCATGAACTGCCACCTTATTGTGTCTCCTGCTGAGATGCTCCGAATTGTCGACAAAGTGCGTAATCTAGTGCTCGATTGGGCGCTCAATTTGCAGAAGGCGGGCATTATGGGATCCGAATTCAATTTTAATGACGCGGAGAAGCAAAAGGCGCACGCAGCCGCGACCGTCATCACCATTGGCTCGATCAGCAATTTTCAAGGTAACATCGGGCAAGGCAACGTGGCATCGGACAACTCCTTCAAGATAGGAGACCTTCAGCCAATCCTAGAGCAGCTTAAACCGTACCTTGGGATGTTAGCTTCTTCGGGAGCGACCGATATATCTGAGCGCGTAGCGACGCTGGAAAAGGCGCTAGCTCAGCAACCGGCAAACGACTCATTGGTGAGAGGACTGGTCACCGATCTTCGTAATACTTTGACGGGAGCAGCCGGAAACCTCATCGCGACCGGGGCGATCGCTGCGCTAAATATGGTCTTGGGTACCGGCGTCCCGGCGGTCTAAGCGTCAGGCACTGAGCTACTTCCCTACCTTCTCCATATATACACGCGATCCTCCGCCGGCAGTCCGTCCAGCCACATCTGCTCGTCGCCGGGCTCGGGCAGCACGTGGCCGTACTCCGCCATCTGCCGGGCAGGGATCTCGGTGACAGGAGAAGATGTGGAGCGCGATCATGCAACACCTCCGGTGTCGTCCCCGCGAAAGCGGGGACCCATAGCGACCGAACACTGTCGTCCTGAGGTGCGAGCACTTGCGAGCCTCGAAGGACGACGGCAACAGGCAACCGCGCATCCTTCGAGGCTCGCCGCAAGCGCGGCTCACACCTCAGGATGACGCGACATCGCTACGTTAGCGACCAATCGGTCCCATCGGGTCGGCGAAGCCGGACCCGTTGACGAGGACGACGCGGAGAGATCGCGTCATCGCGTTGTGGATGCGCGTGATCCCTTGGCGATGGCGGCCTTCTTTGCGGCGTCGAGCAGGCCTGTGGGCGCGATGCAGTGATATGTCGGCATCGATGCGTCGCTGCTTGAAGTGAATCTTCTTGGAGAGGTTTAAGGATATCCCCGCACGTTAAGCTGTAAATGTCGCTGCATCGGCAGGCTATTTTCGGCTCCCAAGCCTCTGGCATTGCTGCGTTAAACGCCTGCGCCGCTGTGCGAACACAATTGAGTTGTTGCTTTAAGGGCTTGAACTGCTACAAGCCTCGCATTCGACCTGCGGCACAGCTTTAGTTAAAGCGCCCTTTGGACCTTTTTGGTCCCCTCCGGCTCCTTACCCAAAGACATCGCTAGATTGGATTGCTCCGCGCGACGTCGTGCGGAACTGCGCATGTACGCGCCTAAAGGATTGTTTGTTATGACGACTGGTACTGTGAAGTGGTTCAACGGCCAAAAGGGCTTTGGTTTCATTCAGCCGAGCGATGGCGGCACCGATGTGTTCGTTCACATCAGCGCTGTCGAGCGTGCTGGCCTGACCGGCCTTGCCGAAGGACAGAAGGTTTCGTACGAAGCCAAGGTTGACAAGATGCGCGGCAAGACCAGCGCAGAAAACCTGCAGATTCTGTAAGGCCTGATCGCGGCGACCGGACACCGGTTGTCGCGTAAGCCTTCTTAAAGAAAAAGAGCCAGGCGCTGCATCCACGGATGTACTGGTCGCAGCAGCCAGCTTTTCGCTCGTTTCACGGATGTAATGAAACGGACGTCACCAAGCCCCGTCAGCAATGATGGGGCTTTTTGCTGTCTGGGCCCAGGGAGGGTACGGATATATCTTTTATAATGACGATTGTGATTCCACAGGAGCGGGGCATATGAGCGAAACGACACCTGACGATATTATGAAGATCGGCATGGGCTTCTGGGCCTCGAAGACGCTGCTCAGCGCTGTCGAACTCGGCCTGTTCAGCTTGCTCGCCAAGGCGCCAGCCGATCTCGAAACATTGCAGGCCCGGCTCAAGTTGCATCCGCGCTCCGCCCGCGACTTCCTCGATGCATTGGTCGCGCTCAAAATGCTTGAGCGTGACAACGGCATTTACCGTAACGCGCCGGATACTGATCTCTTTCTCGACAAAGCCAAGCCATCCTATATCGGCGGCATCCTGGAGATGGCGAATTCGCGGCTCTATGGTTTCTGGGGATCGCTGACCGAGGCGCTGCAAACCGGTCAGTTGCAGAACGAAGGCAAGCACGGCGGCGACTTTTTTTCCGCGATCTATGCCTCACCGGAAGGTCTGCGCGGCTTTCTCGGCGCGATGAGCGGCATCAGCGCCGGCGCAGCGCAGGCGCTCGCGGCGAAATT is from Afipia massiliensis and encodes:
- a CDS encoding dTDP-4-dehydrorhamnose 3,5-epimerase family protein; its protein translation is MDQTHHFNQLLEAAAQDRPTVSNSGDLLRPLTHGVVIRPLTTHSDARGTVTELMDERWGYPDPIRSSYTFTIRPGVVKGWNLHRRHQDRYTLLTGEIELVLYDSRPASPTFGQVCKIVLSEHHRVLVNVPVDVWHADHNIGSRDATVVNFPTEPYDYANPDKYRLPIDTDLIPYSFGPGATGW
- the ahcY gene encoding adenosylhomocysteinase, translated to MTTATAKAPAGFNDYIVADIGLAEFGRKELSLAETEMPGLMATREEYGPKQPLKGARIAGSLHMTIQTGVLIETLKALGADIRWVSCNIYSTQDHAAAAIAAAGIPVFAIKGETLKDYWDYTAKLFDWHGGGHPNMILDDGGDATMYVHLGLRAENGDVAFLDKPGSEEEEVFFALLKKQLKDKPKGYFKAIADSIKGVSEETTTGVHRLYDMQKAGTLLWPAINVNDSVTKSKFDNLYGCRESLVDGIRRGTDVMMSGKVAMVAGFGDVGKGSAASLRQAGCRVMVSEVDPICALQAAMEGYQVVTMEDAAPQADIFVTATGNKDIITIEHMRAMKDRAIVCNIGHFDNEIQIASLKNLKWTNIKPQVDEIAFPDGHRIIMLSEGRLVNLGNAMGHPSFVMSASFTNQTLAQIELWANNKDGKYKKEVYVLPKSLDEKVARLHLAKIGVKLTELRKDQADYIGVKQEGPYKSDHYRY
- the metK gene encoding methionine adenosyltransferase, encoding MRASYLFTSESVSEGHPDKVCDRISDEIVDLFFREGPKAGIDPWDIRAACETLATTNKVVIAGETRGPSTVTNDHIEAVVRAAIKDIGYEQDGFHWKNADIEILLHPQSADIAQGVDAKQPTNAEEGAGDQGIMFGYATNETPELMPAPIHYAHKILRLISEARHSGVEKVLGPDSKSQVTVQYENGKPVGVREIVVSHQHLVEDMTSNQVRERVEPYVRKALPEGWINGKTIWHINPTGKFYIGGPDGDAGLTGRKIIVDTYGGAAPHGGGAFSGKDSTKVDRSAAYAARYVAKNVVAAGLADRCTLQLAYAIGVARPLSIYIDTHGTGKVSDDKIEKAVAESMDLTPRGIRKHLDLNKPIYARTAAYGHFGRTPDADGGFSWEKTDLADALKRAV
- a CDS encoding cold-shock protein, producing the protein MTTGTVKWFNGQKGFGFIQPSDGGTDVFVHISAVERAGLTGLAEGQKVSYEAKVDKMRGKTSAENLQIL
- the rocF gene encoding arginase, coding for MTADSNSYPTTVSLLGVPIEVGASQKGALMGPAALRTAGIAPLLESLGFAVEDHGDLSPRDLTFSDEAPPNTKHYREIKAWIGETSQRAYAMAKSGAIPVFLGGDHSLSMGSVNGVARHWHAQGRELFVLWLDAHADYNTPATTITGNMHGMSGAFLCGEPGLDDLLPRDERSSIVPRQLGLFGLRSVDKLEKELLGKRDVWIADMRRIDEFGVSVLMREFIERVRARNGVLHVSLDVDFLDPVSAPGVGTTVSGGATYREAHLVMEMLQDSGLVRSLDLVELNPFLDNRGLTARTVVELVGSLFGQQIHDRPTPSNAVV
- a CDS encoding glycosyltransferase family 2 protein; the protein is MVGDGSRAAPQFTVLMPTHNRADIIAFAIRSVLAQTNRDFELFIVADGCTDDTAKVVGGFDDPRIRFFDLPKAPFFGYANRNVALREARGRYIAFAAHDDLLFPDHLELLGELLDRSGTALAYSRPVWVSDEGAAVPLYTDITFPDAQAEFREVGNTIPANAIVHRRDILERVGYWPENVPDAADWVLWRRIIDADGGRVSHLPVATSLHFIANWRKSDASRFRAHSYGSAFAERCGWWPSLLRCAPLPGKTGQEAYSTVMEAGGPQWSATFRATLDKVVSRLSWMLMNEILPEMDRREKANLQLRQSTSWRITRPLRAMRRLLPGGKGGDSR